A genomic window from Bos javanicus breed banteng chromosome 13, ARS-OSU_banteng_1.0, whole genome shotgun sequence includes:
- the MYLK2 gene encoding myosin light chain kinase 2, skeletal/cardiac muscle, which produces MATENGAVELEIPSSSTDTAPKAAAGEGPPAAEKDPGSPDPQKDPGPPDPEKDAGPPNPEKELESPDPKKEPDPDSTKDTEAPAPEKGFGASAQPSASSQGPEGEGGLQGEPAEGSAGQPAALPQETATAEASVKKPKAEQGTPGSQDPGEAKEQKKVAEGQAPSKKGSPAFLHSPSCPAAISSLEKPLAEKPLDETLELIFEGVPVTPGPTETEPAKVAEGEKNLPGGSQKEGEEKAAGHAGQDGVQGDTSRGIEFQAVPSERSEVGQALSPTAKEEDCFQILDDCPPPPAPFPHRIVELRPGNINSQFSLNSKEALGGGKFGAVCTCTEKATGLKLAAKVIKKQTPKDKEMVLLEIEVMNQLNHRNLIQLYAAIETPHEIVLFMEYIEGGELFERIVDEDYQLTEVDTMVFVRQICDGILFMHKMRVLHLDLKPENILCVNTTGHLVKIIDFGLARRYNPNEKLKVNFGTPEFLSPEVVNYDQISDKTDMWSLGVITYMLLSGLSPFLGDDDTETLNNVLSSNWYFDEETFEAVSDEAKDFVSNLIVKDQRARMSAAQCLAHPWLNNLAEKAKRCNRRLKSQILLKKYLMKRRWKKNFIAVSAANRFKKISSSGALMALGV; this is translated from the exons ACACAGCACCAAAGGCTGCAGCAGGTGAAGGACCCCCAGCTGCAGAGAAAGACCCTGGGTCCCCAGATCCACAGAAGGATCCTGGGCCCCCAGATCCAGAGAAGGATGCTGGTCCCCCAAACCCAGAGAAAGAACTTGAGTCCCCAGACCCAAAGAAAGAACCTGATCCCGACTCGACGAAAGATACTGAAGCCCCGGCCCCAGAGAAAGGGTTCGGGGCCTCAGCCCAACCCTCAGCCAGCAGCCAGGGCCCTGAGGGAGAAGGAGGCCTGCAGGGAGAGCCTGCGGAGGGCTCGGCTGGGCAGCCGGCAGCCCTGCCCCAGGAGACAGCGACAGCCGAGGCCAGCGTCAAAAAGCCCAAGGCTGAGCAGGGGACCCCCGGCAGCCAGGACCCTGGAGAAGCCAAGGAGCAAAAGAAGGTAGCAGAGGGCCAAGCGCCGAGCAAGAAGGGCTCACCCGCCTTTCTGCACAGCCCCAGCTGCCCCGCCGCCATCTCGAG CCTTGAGAAGCCACTGGCCGAGAAGCCCCTAGATGAGACGTTAGAGCTTATCTTTGAAGGGGTGCCTGTGACCCCTGGCCCCACAGAAACTGAGCCAGCCAAGGTAGCAGAAGGAGAGAAGAACCTCCCGGGAGGCAGccagaaggaaggagaagagaaggcTGCAGGCCACGCTGGCCAGGATGGGGTGCAAGGGGACACCTCGAGGGGGATCGAATTCCAGGCCGTTCCCTCGGAGAGATCGGAGGTGGGGCAGGCCCTCAGTCCCACAGCCAAGGAGGAGGACTGCTTCCAGATTTTGG ATGACTGCCCACCGcccccagcccccttcccccaccGCATTGTGGAGCTGAGGCCCGGGAACATCAACAGTCAATTCAGTCTGAACTCCAAGGAGGCACTGGGCGG CGGCAAGTTTGGAGCGGTCTGTACCTGCACAGAGAAGGCCACAGGCCTCAAGCTGGCCGCCAAGGTCATCAAGAAACAGACACCCAAAGACAAG GAAATGGTGTTGCTGGAGATTGAGGTTATGAACCAGCTGAACCACCGCAACCTGATCCAGCTTTATGCGGCCATCGAGACCCCGCATGAGATCGTCCTCTTCATGGAGTA CATCGAGGGCGGCGAGCTCTTCGAGAGGATTGTGGACGAGGACTACCAGCTGACTGAGGTGGACACCATGGTGTTTGTCAGGCAGATCTGCGATGGCATCCTCTTCATGCACAAGATGAGAGTTTTGCATCTGGACCTCAAG cCAGAGAACATCCTCTGCGTCAACACCACGGGCCATTTGGTGAAGATCATTGACTTCGGCCTGGCACGGAG GTATAACCCCAAcgagaagctgaaggtgaattTTGGGACCCCAGAGTTCCTATCCCCTGAGGTGGTGAATTATGACCAAATCTCCGATAAGACAGACATGTGGAGCCTGGGGGTCATCACCTATATGCT CCTGAGTGGTCTCTCCCCCTTCCTGGGAGACGATGACACAGAGACCCTGAATAACGTTCTATCAAGCAACTGGTACTTTGACGAGGAAACCTTTGAGGCCGTGTCAGACGAGGCCAAAGACTTCGTCTCCAACCTCATCGTCAAGGACCAGCG GGCCCGGATGAGCGCTGCCCAGTGCCTCGCCCACCCCTGGCTCAACAACCTGGCAGAGAAGGCCAAGCGCTGTAACCGCCGCCTCAAGTCCCAGATCTTGCTTAAGAAATACCTCATGAAGAGGCGCTGGAAG